A genome region from Bacteroides stercoris ATCC 43183 includes the following:
- a CDS encoding glycosyltransferase family 2 protein, translating to MVKVSIVIPVYNRKNFLTVCIKSLLAQSFEDFEICLVDDGSTDGTGLLCDELAEKDTRIRVLHVQNGGAAYARQKGVELATGEWVVFVDSDDTMPADALQRLFQATSEDTDIVVGFCRKKRLWGVNRLSPACYRKLLIKGRYNISATCGKLFRRTLFDEYTLRTPREIVMGEDMLMNLRLAFASSKPVRLVGGNSVYNYIQHGGNITHVFKLTADYEHIFHKERLLSIPEEEHARYMPVMIYRRLRMLRRILRCAQKDNTVEELRTSAFVKELLADIHAIRYTFWRYPHWRLWQFLASAGK from the coding sequence ATGGTAAAAGTTTCTATTGTAATACCTGTTTATAATCGGAAAAATTTCCTGACTGTATGCATAAAAAGTTTGCTTGCACAGTCTTTTGAAGATTTCGAGATATGTCTGGTCGATGACGGAAGTACGGATGGCACCGGGCTTCTGTGCGACGAACTGGCGGAAAAGGATACTCGCATCAGAGTATTGCATGTGCAAAATGGAGGAGCAGCCTATGCGCGTCAAAAAGGGGTGGAGCTGGCAACAGGAGAATGGGTAGTCTTTGTCGACTCTGATGATACCATGCCTGCCGACGCTTTGCAGCGTTTGTTTCAAGCAACGTCGGAAGATACGGATATTGTAGTCGGTTTTTGCAGGAAAAAGCGCTTGTGGGGGGTAAACAGGCTTTCGCCGGCTTGTTACCGTAAGCTTTTAATCAAGGGCAGATACAACATTTCGGCTACATGCGGAAAGCTGTTCAGGCGCACGTTGTTTGATGAGTACACGCTACGTACACCCCGGGAGATTGTGATGGGAGAAGACATGCTTATGAACCTGCGGTTGGCGTTTGCATCATCCAAGCCGGTACGTCTGGTTGGCGGAAACAGTGTCTATAACTATATACAACATGGCGGGAATATAACGCATGTATTCAAACTTACGGCTGATTACGAGCACATCTTCCATAAGGAGAGGCTGTTGTCCATTCCCGAAGAAGAACATGCCCGCTATATGCCTGTAATGATTTACCGCAGGCTGAGGATGCTGCGCCGCATTCTGCGGTGTGCGCAAAAAGACAATACGGTTGAAGAGCTGCGGACTTCTGCTTTTGTGAAAGAGCTGCTTGCAGATATCCATGCTATCCGTTATACATTCTGGCGTTATCCGCACTGGAGGCTTTGGCAATTTCTCGCAAGTGCGGGTAAGTAA
- a CDS encoding glycosyltransferase family 8 protein, with product MIHIACNIDANFIQHCAVTLVSLFENNKRADICVHIVAPYLSEADQAILRNLAAPYGNEVCFYYPPKDLLQCFSIKKFGKRISMATYYRCMFSSILPESLEKVLYLDCDIVILGDISEFWNTDLSGCGAACVEDIGKDEDERYERLHYDKSCSYFNAGVLLINLDYWRKHKVDVQCVRYFETYPERIQFNDQDLLNVVLCKDKVFVPLKWNMQDGFYRYGIDKRVADWQAFREELLHPVILHYTNKKPWNYDSMHPLRNEYYKYLDMTPWKGKRPLSSVKERLKRYIKCVPYLLGLRKPKYVNLGK from the coding sequence ATGATACATATTGCTTGTAATATTGATGCTAATTTTATACAGCACTGTGCTGTTACGCTGGTTTCTCTGTTTGAGAATAATAAGCGTGCCGATATTTGTGTGCATATTGTAGCTCCGTACCTTTCGGAAGCGGATCAGGCTATTCTACGCAACCTGGCTGCTCCTTATGGCAATGAAGTCTGCTTTTACTATCCTCCGAAAGATCTGTTGCAATGCTTTTCCATAAAAAAGTTCGGCAAGCGGATTTCCATGGCAACTTATTACCGTTGCATGTTTTCATCTATTCTGCCCGAGAGTTTGGAGAAAGTACTTTACCTGGACTGCGATATTGTAATATTGGGAGATATTTCAGAATTCTGGAACACGGATTTGTCCGGGTGCGGTGCGGCTTGTGTCGAAGATATCGGCAAGGATGAGGATGAGCGTTACGAACGCTTGCACTATGATAAGTCCTGCTCGTATTTCAATGCGGGGGTGCTGCTGATTAATCTTGATTACTGGCGGAAACATAAGGTCGATGTGCAGTGTGTGCGGTATTTCGAGACTTATCCGGAGCGCATCCAGTTTAATGACCAGGATTTGCTGAATGTCGTCCTATGCAAGGACAAGGTCTTTGTTCCTTTGAAGTGGAACATGCAGGATGGTTTTTATCGCTACGGCATTGACAAACGGGTGGCCGACTGGCAGGCTTTCCGTGAAGAACTGCTGCATCCTGTCATTCTGCATTATACCAACAAGAAACCCTGGAATTATGACAGTATGCATCCGTTGAGGAATGAATACTATAAATACCTGGATATGACGCCCTGGAAAGGGAAACGGCCGCTTTCTTCTGTAAAAGAGCGTTTAAAAAGGTACATTAAGTGCGTGCCTTATTTGTTGGGGCTTAGAAAACCCAAATATGTGAACCTCGGCAAGTAG
- a CDS encoding nitroreductase family protein, with product MKRTFAEALEHRRSYYSIGSDSPVLDEEVVHIIRTAVKNVPSAFNSQSTRIVLLLGDEHKKLWDIVKNTLKQRISPEAFAKTEAKIDGCFAAGHGTVLYFEDTTVVKKLQDAFPSYSENFPTWSQHTSAMHQLAVWTMLEDAGLGASLQHYNPLIDDEVRRTWNLPESWMLIAEMPFGTPTAEPGEKEFGELSERIKIFR from the coding sequence ATGAAGAGAACATTTGCAGAAGCGTTGGAACACCGGCGCAGTTATTATTCCATAGGTAGCGACTCTCCTGTTTTGGATGAGGAAGTGGTGCATATTATCCGTACGGCGGTGAAGAACGTGCCGTCGGCCTTTAATTCGCAGTCAACAAGAATCGTCCTGCTGCTGGGCGACGAGCATAAGAAACTATGGGATATTGTAAAAAATACGTTGAAGCAGCGCATTTCGCCTGAGGCTTTTGCAAAGACGGAAGCCAAGATTGACGGCTGCTTTGCTGCCGGGCATGGCACTGTGCTTTATTTTGAGGACACAACGGTTGTAAAGAAATTGCAGGATGCGTTTCCCTCTTACAGCGAAAACTTTCCGACTTGGTCGCAGCATACATCGGCCATGCACCAGCTGGCTGTCTGGACCATGCTGGAAGACGCAGGTTTGGGAGCTTCCTTGCAGCATTACAACCCGCTGATTGACGACGAGGTGCGCCGTACCTGGAACTTGCCGGAGAGCTGGATGCTGATAGCCGAAATGCCTTTTGGCACGCCCACTGCCGAACCCGGCGAAAAGGAGTTCGGGGAGTTGAGCGAGCGGATTAAAATTTTCCGCTGA
- a CDS encoding ABC transporter ATP-binding protein: MKEFFRLLRRFVPPYKKYLIWALFLNLLSAILNIFSFALIIPILQILFKMDTKTYEFIPWDAAGINMKDIAVNNFYYYVTEMIASQGGSLTLLILGVFLAVMTLLKAFSYFASSAVMIPLRTGVVRDIRAQVYNKVLHLPLSFFSEERKGDIIARMSGDVTEVETSVTSSLDMLIKNPILIIAYFGTLIAISWQLTLFTLLVLPGMGWVMGTVGKKLKRQSLDAQAKWSDTMSQLEETLGGLRIIKAFIAENKMMERFNKCSNEYRDAINRVATRQALAHPMSEFLGTCVIVIVLWFGGTLILSNSATIDAPSFIYYLVILYSVINPLKEFSKAGYNIPKGLASMERIDKILFAENPIKEPARPKQLVSLDDKVEFKDISFSYDGSRQVLKHINLTVPKGKTIALVGQSGSGKSTLVDLLPRYHDVQSGKILIDGLDIKDARIADLRGLIGNVNQEAILFNDTFFNNIAFGVENATMEQVVEAAKIANAHDFIMDTEKGYDTNIGDRGGKLSGGQRQRISIARAILKNPPILILDEATSALDTESERLVQEALERLMKTRTTIAIAHRLSTIRNADEICVLYEGEIVERGRHEELLAKDGYYKKLNDMQSLG, encoded by the coding sequence ATGAAAGAATTCTTCCGACTCCTGCGGCGTTTTGTTCCGCCTTACAAGAAATATCTGATATGGGCATTGTTCCTGAACCTGCTATCGGCAATTCTGAACATATTCTCTTTCGCCCTGATTATCCCTATCCTTCAGATACTTTTCAAGATGGATACCAAGACCTACGAGTTCATTCCCTGGGATGCGGCAGGAATCAACATGAAAGACATAGCGGTCAACAACTTCTATTATTACGTCACCGAGATGATAGCCTCGCAGGGCGGCTCATTGACATTGCTGATTTTAGGCGTTTTCCTGGCGGTGATGACCCTGCTGAAAGCATTCTCCTATTTCGCCTCTTCCGCCGTGATGATTCCTCTCCGCACGGGCGTGGTGCGCGACATCCGTGCGCAAGTATATAATAAGGTGCTGCACCTGCCGCTGAGTTTCTTTTCCGAGGAACGGAAAGGCGATATCATAGCCCGCATGAGCGGCGACGTTACCGAGGTGGAGACATCCGTAACCAGTTCGCTGGATATGCTGATAAAGAACCCGATACTGATTATAGCCTATTTCGGCACATTGATAGCCATCAGCTGGCAGCTGACGCTGTTCACGCTGCTGGTGCTTCCGGGTATGGGCTGGGTAATGGGTACGGTAGGCAAGAAACTGAAACGGCAGTCGCTGGATGCGCAGGCAAAGTGGAGCGATACTATGTCGCAGTTGGAAGAAACCCTGGGCGGGTTGCGTATCATTAAAGCCTTCATTGCCGAAAACAAGATGATGGAGCGTTTCAATAAGTGCAGCAACGAATACCGCGATGCTATCAACCGGGTAGCCACCCGCCAGGCATTGGCGCATCCCATGAGCGAGTTTCTGGGCACATGCGTCATCGTTATCGTGCTGTGGTTCGGCGGCACGTTGATTCTGAGCAACAGCGCTACTATAGACGCCCCCTCGTTCATTTACTACTTGGTGATACTGTACAGTGTTATCAACCCGTTGAAGGAATTCTCCAAAGCCGGATACAACATTCCCAAAGGACTTGCCTCCATGGAGCGTATCGACAAGATACTCTTTGCGGAGAATCCCATTAAAGAACCTGCCCGGCCGAAGCAGCTCGTCTCGCTGGATGACAAGGTGGAATTCAAGGACATCAGCTTCAGCTACGACGGTTCCCGCCAGGTATTGAAGCATATCAACCTGACCGTACCCAAAGGCAAGACTATCGCACTGGTAGGGCAATCCGGTTCCGGAAAATCCACGTTGGTGGATTTGCTGCCCCGCTACCACGATGTACAATCGGGCAAGATCCTGATAGACGGTCTTGACATCAAGGATGCGCGCATCGCCGATTTGCGCGGCCTGATAGGAAACGTCAATCAGGAAGCCATTCTCTTTAATGACACTTTCTTCAATAACATTGCTTTCGGTGTAGAGAATGCCACCATGGAGCAGGTTGTGGAAGCTGCCAAGATAGCCAATGCCCACGATTTCATTATGGACACCGAGAAAGGTTACGATACCAATATCGGCGACCGTGGCGGCAAACTTTCCGGCGGACAACGCCAGCGTATCAGCATTGCCCGTGCCATTCTCAAGAATCCTCCCATACTGATTCTGGATGAGGCCACCTCCGCACTCGATACGGAGTCGGAACGTCTGGTGCAGGAAGCTTTGGAGCGGTTGATGAAAACCCGCACCACGATTGCCATTGCGCACCGTCTTTCCACAATCAGGAATGCGGATGAAATCTGCGTGCTCTACGAGGGCGAAATCGTAGAACGCGGCAGGCACGAGGAGCTTCTTGCCAAAGACGGCTACTATAAAAAGCTGAATGATATGCAATCTTTGGGATAA
- a CDS encoding glycosyl transferase family 90 — MSDSLLYKLRSGKPPKVFFFLKGYLKRCIPDCFFRIRRKSCLAQVEARPDKDYIYERVNYYNKMQYPVDLPDTILHEHKHSYYVYLDKIKNFRPSTFHKAYYFDLQDVARWFDRQLCISYIPGDVYFTPEYPSIVKSRLLKEDNAYSVVLKLDKLRHFIFLNDPVPFSQKRNQAIFRGKIRLSRIREKFLQKYFGSSICDCGVVGRNEGYPEEWMTPKKTIREHLDYKFIMALEGNDVASNLKWVMSSNSIAVMTRPTCETWFMEGKLIPDYHYIEIKDDLSDLEEKLNYYIAHPAEAEQIVEHAHEYVSQFFDAGRERLISLLVMDKYFQVTKQTSNC; from the coding sequence ATGAGTGATAGTCTGTTGTATAAGCTTCGTAGCGGCAAGCCCCCGAAGGTATTCTTCTTTTTAAAGGGATATTTGAAGCGGTGCATACCCGATTGCTTTTTCAGAATCCGGAGAAAGAGCTGTTTGGCACAAGTGGAGGCGCGGCCTGATAAGGATTACATTTATGAAAGGGTGAATTATTATAATAAGATGCAGTATCCGGTAGACCTGCCCGATACAATATTGCATGAGCATAAGCATAGCTATTATGTCTATCTGGACAAGATAAAGAATTTCCGTCCGTCTACGTTTCACAAGGCATATTATTTTGATTTGCAGGATGTGGCCCGTTGGTTTGACCGCCAACTGTGCATCAGCTATATTCCCGGTGACGTATATTTTACTCCCGAATACCCTTCGATTGTAAAGAGCCGGCTGCTGAAGGAGGACAATGCGTATTCGGTTGTGCTTAAACTGGACAAACTGCGTCATTTTATATTTCTGAACGATCCTGTGCCTTTTTCACAAAAACGCAATCAGGCTATATTTCGCGGAAAGATTCGCCTTAGCCGCATTCGTGAGAAGTTCCTTCAAAAATATTTTGGCTCATCCATTTGCGATTGCGGCGTGGTGGGCAGGAACGAAGGTTATCCTGAGGAGTGGATGACTCCCAAGAAAACAATCCGTGAGCATCTTGATTATAAATTTATCATGGCGCTCGAGGGTAACGATGTCGCCTCCAACCTGAAATGGGTAATGTCGTCCAACTCCATTGCCGTAATGACGCGTCCTACCTGTGAAACCTGGTTTATGGAGGGAAAGCTGATTCCCGATTATCACTATATAGAGATTAAGGATGACCTTTCCGATTTGGAGGAGAAACTAAACTATTACATCGCTCACCCGGCAGAGGCGGAACAGATTGTCGAGCATGCCCACGAATATGTTTCCCAATTTTTCGATGCCGGACGCGAACGGCTGATTTCATTGCTTGTAATGGATAAATATTTTCAGGTAACCAAACAAACGTCAAATTGTTAA
- a CDS encoding family 6 glucosyltransferase produces the protein MKIGILYVGIGKYIRLWDKFYSSCESMFLPQYEKKYFIFTDYPLKSSTNVQVSFQEDLGWPQNVLFRYQMFLRHKEELKHFDYLFFFNGNTEFLQIITPEEFLPTEKEALTGLEWHTYRNKPLQKYHYERRKNSQAYIPYNSGEHYYQGGLIGGESKAYIELLEQCSLMTETDLKRNITARWHDESYLNKYLLDKQIKILSTEYGRPQEWTVPPTPKIIFRDKNTILGASYICSLKKRNRLKLISKAIRNILNKLLKR, from the coding sequence ATGAAAATTGGTATTCTTTATGTGGGTATCGGAAAATATATCCGACTTTGGGATAAGTTCTATTCCAGTTGCGAATCGATGTTTCTTCCTCAATATGAAAAGAAATACTTCATATTCACCGATTATCCGTTAAAAAGCAGCACTAATGTACAAGTTTCGTTCCAGGAAGATTTGGGCTGGCCCCAAAATGTCCTGTTCCGCTACCAAATGTTCCTAAGGCACAAAGAAGAACTCAAACATTTTGATTATCTGTTCTTTTTCAATGGCAATACAGAGTTTCTGCAAATAATAACCCCCGAAGAATTTTTACCGACCGAGAAAGAGGCATTGACCGGTTTGGAATGGCACACCTATAGAAACAAACCATTGCAAAAATATCATTATGAGCGAAGAAAAAATTCACAAGCATACATACCATACAACAGCGGCGAGCACTATTATCAAGGCGGACTAATCGGCGGTGAGAGCAAGGCCTATATCGAACTGTTAGAGCAATGCAGCCTTATGACGGAAACCGACTTAAAAAGAAACATCACAGCACGCTGGCATGATGAATCTTACCTGAACAAATATCTGCTGGATAAGCAAATTAAAATTCTGAGTACAGAATATGGCCGCCCACAAGAATGGACGGTTCCCCCAACTCCCAAAATAATATTCCGGGATAAGAACACCATCCTGGGAGCATCCTATATCTGTTCCTTAAAAAAAAGGAACCGCCTGAAACTTATTAGCAAAGCCATTCGGAATATTCTAAACAAGCTACTGAAACGATGA
- the glf gene encoding UDP-galactopyranose mutase, translating into MKPYDYLIVGSGLFGAVFAHEAHKAGKRCLVIEKRPHTGGNIYCEEVDGINVHKYGAHIFHTDNREVWNYVNRLVEFNRYTNSPIANYKGKLYNLPFNMNTFYQLWGVRTPAEARAKIQEQCREYEHITHPQNLEEQALKLCGEDIYRQLIKGYTEKQWGRPATELPAFIIRRIPFRFIFDNNYFNDPYQGIPMGGYNRLIGALLENIEVRTGTDYMAHRKELDALAEKVLYTGCIDEYFDYACGHLEYRSLRFEHRHLTDIEDFQGNAVVNYTDRETPYTRVIEHKHFEFGKQRSTVITYEYPDDFEQGKEPYYPVNDEKNSLIFRKYQELAQQQERVLFGGRLAQYTYADMDDTVAAALRLWEKESL; encoded by the coding sequence ATGAAACCATACGATTACCTGATTGTAGGCAGCGGCCTGTTCGGAGCCGTGTTTGCCCATGAGGCTCATAAAGCCGGAAAGAGATGTCTGGTGATAGAGAAACGTCCACACACCGGCGGCAATATCTACTGCGAAGAAGTAGACGGCATCAACGTGCATAAATACGGTGCGCATATCTTTCATACAGACAACAGGGAAGTATGGAATTATGTGAACCGGCTTGTTGAGTTCAACAGATACACCAACTCTCCGATTGCCAATTATAAAGGAAAACTGTATAACCTGCCTTTCAACATGAACACTTTCTACCAATTGTGGGGAGTACGTACTCCGGCAGAGGCCCGGGCAAAGATACAGGAACAGTGCAGGGAATACGAGCATATAACCCACCCGCAAAACCTGGAAGAACAGGCACTGAAACTTTGCGGAGAGGACATCTACCGGCAACTGATAAAAGGATACACGGAGAAACAGTGGGGACGCCCGGCAACAGAGCTTCCGGCATTTATCATCCGGCGCATTCCGTTCCGGTTTATCTTCGACAACAACTACTTCAACGACCCGTATCAGGGCATTCCCATGGGAGGATATAACCGTTTAATCGGTGCCTTGCTGGAGAACATCGAGGTGCGCACCGGAACCGATTACATGGCGCACCGCAAAGAGCTGGACGCTTTGGCGGAGAAGGTGCTCTACACCGGCTGCATAGACGAATACTTCGATTATGCATGCGGACATCTGGAATATCGCAGCCTGCGATTCGAACACAGACACCTCACGGATATAGAAGACTTTCAAGGCAATGCAGTCGTGAACTATACCGACCGCGAAACTCCTTATACCCGTGTCATCGAACACAAGCACTTTGAGTTCGGCAAACAGCGTTCTACTGTCATCACCTATGAATATCCCGATGATTTTGAACAGGGGAAAGAGCCTTATTATCCGGTAAACGACGAAAAGAACAGCCTGATTTTCAGGAAATATCAAGAACTTGCACAGCAACAGGAGCGAGTGCTGTTCGGCGGCAGACTGGCGCAATATACGTATGCAGACATGGACGATACGGTGGCAGCGGCATTAAGGCTGTGGGAAAAAGAGAGCTTATGA
- a CDS encoding alpha-1,2-fucosyltransferase — MRFIKMTGGLGNQMFIYAFYMRMKKHYSNTRIDLSDMVHYKAHNGYEMHRVFNLPPIEFRINQPLKKVIEFLFFKKIYERKQVPSSLVPYDKKYFWPLLYFKGFYQSERFFADMADDIRKAFTFNPRLSNRKTKEMSEQIDHDENAVSIHVRRGDYLEPKYWKTTGCVCQLPYYLNAIAEMNKRISQPSYYVFSDDIAWVKENLPLPKAFFIDWNKGAESWQDMMLMSRCRHHIICNSTFSWWGAWLNPRENKTVIMPERWFRHCETPDICPDKWIKVPINQPDSIQ, encoded by the coding sequence ATGAGATTTATTAAAATGACCGGCGGACTGGGCAATCAAATGTTTATCTACGCCTTCTATATGCGGATGAAAAAACATTACAGCAATACCCGGATTGATTTATCCGATATGGTGCACTACAAAGCCCATAACGGCTATGAGATGCATCGGGTTTTCAATCTTCCCCCAATAGAATTCCGTATCAACCAACCCTTAAAAAAGGTTATTGAATTTCTATTTTTCAAGAAAATCTATGAACGCAAGCAAGTCCCGTCAAGTCTTGTTCCATATGACAAAAAGTATTTCTGGCCTCTATTATATTTCAAGGGTTTCTATCAGTCGGAACGTTTTTTTGCCGACATGGCAGACGATATACGCAAGGCTTTTACATTCAATCCGCGCCTGTCCAACAGGAAAACAAAGGAAATGTCCGAACAGATAGACCATGATGAGAATGCGGTTTCCATACATGTACGCCGGGGAGATTACCTGGAACCCAAATATTGGAAAACAACCGGCTGTGTATGCCAACTGCCTTATTACCTCAACGCCATAGCCGAAATGAACAAACGGATAAGCCAGCCCTCCTACTATGTTTTCTCGGACGACATTGCCTGGGTGAAAGAAAACCTGCCGTTGCCAAAAGCCTTCTTTATCGACTGGAACAAAGGTGCAGAAAGCTGGCAGGATATGATGCTGATGAGCCGCTGCCGCCACCACATTATCTGTAACAGTACGTTCAGCTGGTGGGGAGCATGGCTGAACCCGCGGGAAAATAAAACCGTCATCATGCCCGAACGCTGGTTCCGGCATTGCGAAACACCGGACATCTGTCCCGACAAATGGATAAAAGTACCGATTAATCAACCTGACAGCATACAATAA
- a CDS encoding viroplasmin family protein, whose protein sequence is MKKEKFYVVWAGVTPGIYTSWTECQLQTKGYEGAKFKSFDTREEAEHAFAASPYDYIKRNTSAGSTPSKPPQNADAPYPTAVLENSLAVDAACSGNPGAMEYRGVHVASRQQVFHYGPVYGTNNIGEFLAIVHGLALLKQKGFDMPIYSDSVNAIGWVKQKKCKTKLPRDSKTEQLFLLIERAEKWLRENTYSTPILKWETRQWGEIPADFGRK, encoded by the coding sequence ATGAAAAAAGAGAAATTCTACGTTGTATGGGCAGGCGTCACTCCGGGCATTTATACATCCTGGACCGAATGCCAGCTACAGACCAAAGGCTATGAGGGGGCAAAGTTCAAATCGTTCGACACCCGCGAGGAAGCAGAGCACGCCTTTGCCGCTTCACCCTACGATTACATCAAGCGCAATACATCCGCAGGCAGCACGCCATCCAAGCCGCCTCAAAATGCAGACGCTCCCTACCCCACCGCCGTCCTTGAAAACAGCCTTGCCGTAGATGCAGCATGCAGCGGAAATCCCGGAGCAATGGAGTACCGGGGGGTACACGTTGCCAGCCGCCAGCAGGTTTTCCACTACGGTCCCGTGTACGGCACCAACAACATCGGAGAGTTTCTTGCCATCGTGCACGGCCTTGCCCTGCTGAAGCAAAAGGGCTTTGACATGCCTATTTACAGCGACAGCGTTAATGCCATCGGTTGGGTAAAACAGAAGAAATGCAAGACCAAGCTACCCCGCGACTCCAAAACCGAACAACTTTTCCTGCTGATAGAGCGCGCCGAGAAATGGCTGCGTGAAAACACCTACTCCACCCCTATCCTGAAATGGGAAACCAGGCAGTGGGGAGAAATACCCGCGGACTTCGGAAGAAAATAG
- a CDS encoding glycosyltransferase family 2 protein produces the protein MNIIAVVVTYNRIELLKRTVRCLQQNKPVSSIVVVNNGSTDATAEWLKTQSGLTVINQANVGGSGGFYTGMQYAYQAGADWIWCMDDDVFPRADCLERLLQHAGREDIGILAPRRLQEGKLFTHEFQGYNLTNPFASMYTGKLAKQTVTGPVEIQGAAFEGPFIRREVVGKIGYPNKDLFIFCDDTDYCLRTVQAGFRILYVPDALMDKEKFFSNDSWSERSKKKKWKRFYQVRNSTYLSHHYGRNWAVRYLRGFNGVAGYILTALVTCPFTDAYRWSDIPKLWKAYCDGIHERLGKID, from the coding sequence ATGAATATTATAGCCGTAGTTGTCACTTATAATCGGATAGAACTGTTGAAGAGAACGGTTCGTTGCCTGCAACAGAATAAGCCTGTTTCCTCAATTGTAGTTGTCAATAACGGCAGTACGGATGCTACTGCCGAATGGCTGAAGACCCAATCGGGACTTACCGTTATCAATCAGGCTAATGTGGGGGGCTCCGGTGGTTTTTACACCGGTATGCAGTATGCATATCAGGCAGGTGCGGATTGGATTTGGTGCATGGATGATGATGTTTTTCCGCGTGCCGATTGTCTGGAACGGTTATTGCAGCATGCCGGTCGGGAAGATATAGGTATACTTGCTCCGCGCCGTTTGCAGGAGGGGAAGCTTTTCACGCATGAGTTTCAAGGGTATAACTTGACGAATCCTTTTGCTTCCATGTACACCGGGAAGCTGGCGAAACAGACTGTAACAGGGCCTGTGGAGATACAAGGAGCGGCTTTTGAGGGACCGTTTATCCGGCGTGAGGTTGTTGGGAAGATTGGCTATCCCAATAAGGATCTGTTTATCTTTTGTGATGATACGGACTATTGTCTCCGTACGGTACAGGCGGGATTCAGAATATTGTATGTTCCTGATGCGCTGATGGATAAGGAGAAGTTTTTCTCGAATGACAGTTGGAGCGAACGGAGTAAGAAGAAAAAGTGGAAACGTTTCTATCAGGTACGTAATTCCACTTATTTGAGTCATCATTATGGACGTAATTGGGCAGTAAGGTATCTTCGTGGTTTTAATGGAGTGGCGGGCTATATTTTGACGGCGCTTGTCACTTGTCCGTTTACCGATGCTTACCGATGGAGTGATATCCCTAAACTGTGGAAAGCTTATTGCGACGGGATACACGAAAGGCTGGGGAAAATAGACTGA
- a CDS encoding capsular polysaccharide synthesis protein, which yields MRKIDQKVISKGKHYLLTLIILYRYKTNEVLDHYKEQTPQKEEPIGATSPIWVCWWQGEKKMPDIVKVCYSSICRHADNHPVILITEKNFQEYATMPDFIMQRLYKREMTITHFSDLLRMNLLKRHGGIWLDSTILLTKDIDSIINTSLPYYSHHHIPNNCNVVKGKWTGFFLACGKGNILPSFILDAFYNYWKNNNRIVTYLFIDYLFALAYKHIPAVSKMVNNIPVQPMSNLSKCLNQEYDKKAMETFYTKYHFHKLTYKKAFAMQTRNGRKTIYAHLLTDKAF from the coding sequence TTGAGAAAAATAGATCAAAAAGTTATATCTAAAGGCAAACATTATCTGCTTACCCTCATTATACTTTACAGATATAAGACAAATGAGGTTCTTGACCATTATAAGGAACAAACACCCCAAAAGGAAGAACCTATCGGTGCAACATCTCCAATATGGGTGTGCTGGTGGCAAGGAGAAAAGAAGATGCCCGACATAGTAAAAGTATGCTATTCCTCCATATGCCGGCATGCAGACAACCACCCCGTAATCCTAATAACAGAGAAAAATTTTCAGGAATATGCAACAATGCCCGACTTTATCATGCAGAGATTGTACAAACGCGAAATGACAATCACGCATTTTTCCGACTTGCTAAGAATGAATTTATTAAAACGGCATGGTGGCATATGGCTGGATAGCACAATATTGCTCACAAAAGATATAGATTCGATAATCAACACGAGCCTGCCATACTACAGCCATCATCACATCCCCAATAACTGCAACGTAGTAAAAGGTAAATGGACCGGTTTCTTTCTTGCTTGCGGTAAAGGCAATATTCTCCCCTCTTTCATCCTGGATGCTTTCTACAATTATTGGAAAAACAACAACCGGATTGTAACTTATCTTTTTATCGATTACCTCTTTGCCTTAGCATACAAACATATTCCTGCCGTATCGAAAATGGTGAATAATATTCCGGTACAGCCCATGAGTAATCTTTCTAAATGCTTAAACCAGGAATATGATAAAAAAGCAATGGAAACGTTTTATACCAAATACCATTTCCACAAGCTGACTTACAAGAAAGCATTTGCCATGCAAACCCGCAACGGGAGAAAGACAATCTATGCCCATCTCCTGACCGATAAGGCATTCTGA